The proteins below come from a single Macaca fascicularis isolate 582-1 chromosome 9, T2T-MFA8v1.1 genomic window:
- the LOC102130709 gene encoding protein FAM24A, with the protein MDTRSEDGGLNRQPTLASSWDAICRRGPDSQPPHPGGSRRQRLRLGRAAGATCSRVRRAAGDPGAALCDCRAPRGAWLCGDGGHVLLPCTFSLGVGKMFDLRTKIMIGIGSSLLVAAMVLLIVVLCLYVKVAKALKAAKDPDAVAVKHHNPDKVWWAKNSQAKDTTMESYPSLQCCEGCRMYGSFDALPPCCCDTNEGL; encoded by the exons ATGGACACGCGGTCCGAGGACGGGGGCCTCAACCGCCAACCCACGCTTGCCTCTTCCTGGGATGCCATCTGCAGGCGGGGCCCTGACTCACAGCCTCCTCACCCGGGCGGGTCTCGGCGCCAGCGACTTCGACTGGGAAGAGCTGCTGGCGCCACCTGCTCCAGGGTGCGCCGGGCCGCCGGGGACCCGGGCGCTGCGCTCTGCGACTGCCGCGCTCCTCGGGGAGCC TGGCTGTGTGGGGACGGAGGCCATGTTCTGCTTCCCTGCACTTTCTCCCTAGGCGTGGGAAAGATGTTTGATCTCAGGACGAAGATCATGATCGGCATTGGAAGCAGCTTACTGGTTGCCGCGATGGTGCTCCTAATTGTTGTGCTCTGTCTTTACGTCAAAGTAGCCAAGGCACTAAA AGCTGCAAAGGACCCTGATGCTGTGGCTGTAAAACATCACAACCCAGACAAGGTGTGGTGGGCCAAGAACAGCCAGGCCAAAGACACCACCATGGAGTCATATCCATCTCTCCAGTGCTGTGAAGGATGTAGAATGTATGGCAGTTTTGATGCCCTGCCACCTTGCTGTTGTGACACAAATGAAGGCCTGTGA